In Ochrobactrum vermis, the following proteins share a genomic window:
- a CDS encoding peptidylprolyl isomerase: MAYKDPENTLVLETTKGNVVLELYPDLAPDHVARIKELAREGAYDGVVFHRVIDGFMAQTGDVKFGKTGGAHFNGSRAGMGGSDKPDLKAEFSNTQHKRGTASMARSANPNSANSQFFICFTDAPWLDRQYTVWGQVIEGMDNVDKIKRGEPVADPDTIVTARIAADA, from the coding sequence ATGGCTTACAAAGACCCTGAAAACACGCTTGTTCTGGAAACCACCAAGGGCAACGTCGTTCTGGAACTCTATCCAGACCTCGCGCCGGATCACGTTGCGCGTATCAAGGAACTGGCCCGCGAAGGTGCCTATGACGGCGTTGTGTTTCACCGCGTGATCGACGGCTTCATGGCCCAGACCGGCGACGTGAAGTTCGGCAAGACGGGCGGCGCACATTTCAACGGTTCGCGCGCCGGCATGGGCGGTTCGGACAAGCCGGACCTGAAGGCTGAATTCTCCAACACGCAGCACAAGCGTGGCACGGCTTCGATGGCACGTTCGGCTAACCCGAATTCGGCCAACTCGCAGTTCTTCATCTGCTTCACCGATGCTCCGTGGCTCGACCGTCAGTACACCGTCTGGGGTCAGGTTATCGAAGGCATGGACAATGTCGACAAGATCAAGCGCGGTGAGCCTGTTGCTGATCCCGATACGATCGTGACGGCCCGTATCGCTGCCGACGCCTAA
- the queA gene encoding tRNA preQ1(34) S-adenosylmethionine ribosyltransferase-isomerase QueA has protein sequence MRVDLFDFELPEESIALRPVEPRDHAKLLRVRPGQPFEDRQVFELPDLLQPGDALVFNDTKVIPAQLEGMREREGNISQVSATLHMRTGPDRWKAFLRPGKRVKEGDRIRFGHSGSSCFLGTLDATVAEKGDAGEALLVFDLSGAMLDEAIASVGHIPLPPYIASKRAEDERDRKDYQTVYAREEGAVAAPTAGLHFTPDLLEKIKAKGIEEHFVTLHVGAGTFLPVKADDTTDHKMHAEIGYVSQRTANALNAVHERGGRIICVGTTSLRLIESATGEDGIVRPWSGATDIFITPGYKFRAVDLLMTNFHLPRSTLFMLVSAFSGFETMHAAYHHAISNGYRFYSYGDGSLLERADKAKDTA, from the coding sequence ATGCGCGTTGATCTTTTCGATTTCGAATTGCCGGAAGAGAGCATTGCTCTGCGTCCGGTGGAGCCGCGTGACCACGCCAAGCTGTTGCGCGTCCGTCCCGGCCAGCCATTCGAAGATCGACAGGTATTCGAATTGCCAGATCTTCTGCAGCCGGGCGATGCCCTTGTTTTCAACGATACCAAGGTGATCCCTGCACAGCTTGAAGGCATGCGCGAGCGCGAAGGCAATATTTCGCAGGTGAGTGCCACGCTGCATATGCGCACCGGCCCTGACCGCTGGAAAGCATTCTTACGTCCGGGCAAACGCGTGAAAGAGGGCGACCGAATCCGTTTCGGCCATTCCGGTTCAAGCTGCTTCCTCGGCACGCTTGACGCCACTGTGGCGGAAAAAGGTGATGCGGGCGAAGCGCTTCTCGTATTCGATCTTTCCGGCGCAATGCTGGACGAGGCGATTGCATCGGTCGGACACATTCCGCTGCCACCCTATATTGCATCGAAACGCGCAGAAGACGAACGCGACCGCAAGGACTACCAGACGGTCTATGCGCGTGAAGAAGGCGCGGTTGCTGCTCCCACTGCCGGATTGCATTTTACGCCGGACCTCCTGGAAAAGATCAAGGCCAAAGGCATCGAAGAGCATTTCGTAACACTGCATGTGGGGGCGGGGACGTTTTTGCCGGTCAAAGCCGACGATACGACCGACCACAAGATGCATGCAGAAATCGGTTATGTCTCGCAACGGACTGCCAATGCGCTCAATGCCGTGCACGAGCGGGGCGGCAGGATCATCTGTGTCGGAACGACATCACTGCGCCTGATCGAAAGCGCTACGGGCGAAGATGGTATTGTCCGCCCATGGTCTGGCGCGACCGACATCTTTATCACGCCCGGCTACAAGTTCAGGGCAGTCGATCTGCTAATGACCAATTTCCATTTGCCACGCTCGACGCTATTCATGCTGGTATCGGCCTTCAGCGGCTTTGAGACGATGCACGCTGCTTATCATCATGCGATCAGCAACGGCTATCGCTTTTATTCCTATGGTGACGGCAGCTTGCTTGAGCGAGCCGACAAAGCTAAAGACACCGCATGA
- the tgt gene encoding tRNA guanosine(34) transglycosylase Tgt, with amino-acid sequence MTLENLKTSENFEFKVLATDGSARQGEISMPRGVVRTPAFMPVGTAGTVKAMYMDQVKELGADIILGNTYHLMLRPGAERVAKLGGLHEFGGWKGPILTDSGGFQVMSLAQLRKLDENGVTFRSHIDGKAYEMTPERSIEIQGLLDSDIQMQLDECVALPSPEKNTERAMELSLRWAERCKVAFGDQPGKAMFGIVQGGDVARLREKSAEALKAMDLKGYSVGGLAVGEPQQVMLDMLEVVCPILPSEKPRYLMGVGTPDDILKSVARGIDMFDCVMPTRAGRHGLAFTRFGKVNLRNARHADDHRPLDPESDCPASRDYSRAYLHHLVKSGEALGAMLLTWNNLAYYQYLMKGIRASIADGRFSEFAAETSEGWARGDMAPL; translated from the coding sequence ATGACTCTGGAAAACTTAAAGACAAGCGAAAACTTCGAATTCAAAGTGCTGGCAACCGACGGTTCGGCTCGTCAGGGCGAGATTTCCATGCCACGCGGCGTGGTGCGCACGCCTGCCTTCATGCCCGTCGGTACGGCTGGTACGGTCAAGGCCATGTATATGGACCAGGTGAAGGAACTGGGTGCCGACATCATCCTTGGCAACACCTATCATCTGATGCTGCGTCCTGGTGCGGAGCGCGTGGCCAAGCTCGGCGGCTTGCATGAATTCGGCGGCTGGAAGGGCCCGATCCTGACCGATTCCGGCGGCTTTCAGGTCATGTCGCTGGCGCAATTGCGCAAGCTCGACGAAAACGGCGTGACATTCCGCTCGCATATAGACGGCAAGGCGTATGAAATGACGCCGGAGCGGTCCATCGAGATTCAGGGACTGCTCGATTCCGATATCCAGATGCAGCTCGACGAATGCGTGGCGCTGCCTTCCCCGGAAAAGAATACCGAGCGCGCCATGGAATTGTCGCTGCGCTGGGCTGAACGCTGCAAGGTTGCTTTCGGCGATCAGCCGGGCAAGGCGATGTTCGGCATCGTGCAGGGCGGCGATGTCGCTCGTCTGCGCGAGAAATCGGCGGAAGCGCTGAAGGCAATGGACCTCAAGGGTTACTCCGTCGGCGGGCTTGCAGTCGGCGAACCGCAGCAGGTCATGCTCGACATGCTGGAAGTGGTCTGCCCGATCCTGCCGTCGGAAAAGCCCCGCTACCTGATGGGGGTCGGCACACCGGACGATATCCTCAAGTCGGTGGCGCGCGGGATCGACATGTTCGATTGCGTCATGCCCACCCGTGCAGGTCGCCATGGCCTTGCCTTTACCCGTTTTGGCAAGGTGAACCTGCGCAATGCGCGCCATGCGGACGATCATCGTCCGCTCGATCCGGAATCGGATTGCCCGGCATCGCGCGACTATAGTCGCGCCTATCTCCACCATCTGGTGAAATCCGGTGAAGCGCTCGGCGCGATGCTTCTGACCTGGAACAATCTGGCCTATTACCAGTATCTGATGAAGGGGATCCGCGCATCGATTGCCGATGGGCGCTTCAGCGAATTTGCCGCCGAAACATCAGAAGGATGGGCGAGGGGCGATATGGCTCCGCTCTGA
- a CDS encoding TetR/AcrR family transcriptional regulator, with translation MRVANNCTVWTVLSTSELSGDTSKLLTKKKVSSRERILRAATELAREIGPAHLSLDAVAARAGLSKGGLLYSFPTKAKLLEAVVEEYMKEHEHAMAVQETLQKGDKNRLARAFLDVYRVQADDEPPACGVLAALAEDPGFMVPVRQYHRALLDRMIKDTSDADTALIVYLAVAGLECSKLMECEILNDEEQRAVLVRLENMLTEN, from the coding sequence ATGAGAGTGGCGAATAACTGTACCGTCTGGACGGTATTGTCAACATCCGAACTGTCAGGAGACACCAGTAAATTGCTAACAAAAAAGAAGGTCTCGTCACGCGAACGTATTTTGCGTGCTGCTACCGAGCTTGCCCGTGAGATCGGACCCGCTCACCTCTCTCTCGATGCCGTAGCAGCCCGCGCGGGGCTTTCAAAAGGCGGATTGCTTTATTCTTTTCCGACGAAGGCGAAACTGCTCGAAGCAGTCGTTGAAGAATATATGAAAGAGCACGAACACGCCATGGCGGTTCAGGAGACACTCCAAAAAGGCGATAAAAACCGCTTGGCGCGGGCTTTTCTCGATGTTTACCGGGTTCAGGCCGACGACGAGCCGCCCGCTTGCGGCGTGCTTGCAGCGCTGGCCGAAGACCCCGGTTTCATGGTGCCTGTTCGTCAGTATCACCGAGCGTTGCTGGACCGTATGATCAAGGATACAAGCGACGCGGATACGGCGTTGATCGTCTATCTCGCAGTCGCCGGACTTGAATGCTCCAAACTGATGGAATGTGAAATTCTGAACGATGAAGAACAGCGTGCAGTTCTCGTTCGTCTGGAAAACATGCTGACAGAGAACTGA
- a CDS encoding efflux RND transporter periplasmic adaptor subunit, producing MIKRLILAIIFLVIVVGGLVGFNLFRSQAIKDFFANMQQPAQTVSTVTVKPGVWKPGVEAIGTANALNGVDLTVQLDGLVQKINFKANQEVKEGDVLLQLEDSIQKADLAAAEAEAVLAQQNLKRADTLRTRGVGAVSNVDTTASVADAASARVEKMRATLAQKSVKAPFSGIIGISKVDLGQYLTPGTVIATLQNTDVMRIDFTVPEQSLSSIKLGQTVKVGSTAEALDFTGTIVGIDPKIDPTTRLVSVRAEVQNPDHALTPGQFVQVRVELPEEDNVIALPQTTIISSLYGDYVYAVRPEQKQEGAKTADGDDAAKAPATDAKPEEGEKQVAQQVFIKLGRRYSGLVEITNGLKAGDIIITAGQNRLSPGVPVKIDNTVNPIPAAMSADKQ from the coding sequence ATGATCAAGCGCCTTATTCTGGCAATAATATTCCTGGTGATCGTCGTTGGGGGCCTCGTTGGCTTTAACCTGTTCCGATCACAGGCCATCAAAGACTTTTTCGCAAACATGCAGCAGCCTGCCCAGACGGTTTCGACCGTCACAGTGAAGCCGGGTGTCTGGAAGCCCGGTGTGGAAGCCATCGGCACGGCCAATGCGCTCAATGGCGTAGATCTGACCGTGCAGCTTGATGGCCTCGTGCAGAAGATAAACTTCAAGGCCAATCAGGAAGTCAAGGAAGGCGACGTGCTGCTTCAGCTGGAAGACAGTATTCAGAAGGCAGACTTGGCAGCCGCCGAAGCCGAAGCCGTTCTTGCCCAGCAAAATCTGAAGCGAGCTGACACGTTACGCACCCGTGGTGTTGGTGCTGTGTCGAATGTCGATACAACAGCTTCGGTCGCCGACGCTGCAAGCGCGCGCGTTGAAAAAATGCGTGCGACACTTGCGCAGAAGTCCGTCAAGGCCCCGTTCTCAGGCATTATCGGCATTTCCAAGGTTGATCTCGGCCAGTATCTGACGCCGGGAACAGTCATTGCCACGCTGCAGAACACGGACGTGATGCGTATCGACTTCACTGTTCCGGAACAGTCGCTGTCATCGATCAAGCTCGGGCAGACCGTGAAGGTCGGCTCGACCGCCGAAGCACTTGACTTCACCGGCACGATTGTCGGCATCGACCCGAAGATCGATCCGACGACCCGTCTCGTTTCCGTGCGCGCCGAGGTGCAGAATCCGGATCACGCGTTGACGCCAGGCCAGTTCGTGCAGGTTCGCGTCGAGCTGCCGGAAGAAGACAATGTCATCGCTCTTCCGCAGACCACGATCATCTCCAGCCTTTATGGTGATTATGTCTATGCGGTCCGTCCGGAACAGAAGCAGGAAGGCGCAAAAACTGCTGACGGCGACGATGCTGCTAAGGCTCCTGCCACTGATGCAAAGCCGGAAGAGGGTGAGAAGCAGGTCGCACAGCAGGTCTTCATCAAGCTTGGACGCCGTTATTCCGGTCTCGTCGAAATTACGAACGGCCTCAAGGCTGGCGATATCATCATCACCGCAGGCCAGAACCGTCTTTCGCCCGGCGTGCCGGTGAAAATCGACAACACCGTCAATCCGATTCCGGCCGCAATGTCGGCTGACAAGCAATAG